The following proteins come from a genomic window of Aspergillus oryzae RIB40 DNA, chromosome 4:
- a CDS encoding alpha/beta fold hydrolase (predicted hydrolases or acyltransferases (alpha/beta hydrolase superfamily)): MKNVATFSLDNAPSYEKVKLQVDGVSLELSTIYKKGTRPPFVFLHGFGSSKEEFNDFAYLPHLSEYGLILYDAPGCGDTTCSDLSKVNIPFLVKTAKALLEHYGVTTFHLSGHSMGGLTALLLASEIPDRVLSFINIKGNLAPEDCFLSRQVFLFPADDAEVFFREFTERARRAPAFSNAIYASNLRRKVSPHVTYGILSTMVELTDNNDLLALFLGFPFPCMFMYGVQNASLSYLPKLKEGNVELAEIPYSGHFPMYSNPPEMFRRVKEFLERTGA; this comes from the coding sequence ATGAAAAACGTCGCCACCTTCTCGCTAGACAACGCCCCTTCCTACGAGAAGGTAAAACTACAAGTCGACGGCGTCAGTCTCGAACTCTCTACAATCTACAAGAAAGGCACCCGTCCACCAttcgtcttcctccacgGCTTCGGCTcctcaaaggaagaattcaaCGACTTCGCCTATCTCCCCCATCTCAGCGAATATGGACTTATTCTATACGACGCCCCCGGCTGTGGCGACACGACCTGCTCCGACCTCAGCAAAGTGAACATCCCATTCCTGGTCAAAACAGCCAAAGCCCTTCTCGAGCACTACGGCGTCACCACATTCCACCTCTCAGGCCACTCAATGGGCGGACTAACCGCCCTCTTACTCGCATCTGAGATCCCAGACCGCGTCCTCAGCTTCATTAATATCAAGGGCAATCTCGCCCCCGAGGACTGCTTTCTCAGTCGTCAggtcttcctcttccccgcTGATGATGCGGAGGTATTTTTCCGTGAATTTACCGAGAGGGCGAGGCGGGCCCCCGCCTTCTCTAATGCCATCTATGCGTCTAATTTAAGACGCAAGGTTAGTCCCCATGTTACTTATGGGATTTTGTCTACCATGGTTGAGCTTACGGATAATAATGACTTGCTTGCGTTGTTTTTGGGATTCCCCTTTCCCTGCATGTTTATGTATGGTGTGCAGAACGCCTCTTTGTCGTACTTGCCGAAGTTGAAGGAGGGCAACGTTGAGTTGGCCGAGATTCCGTATAGTGGGCATTTTCCTATGTATTCCAATCCACCAGAGATGTTTAGGCGTGTTAAGGAGTTCTTAGAGAGGACGGGTGCTTAG